A part of Desulfobacter sp. genomic DNA contains:
- a CDS encoding AMP-binding protein, with amino-acid sequence MLIREKIHSFFANYNKVVDTQGNSIDRNVFLSEYNRIKTYLFQTYSTDDIVGLYLKKDHRYLLTILACMDLGLTYVPMRKSWPKERVNQINEICGLSAVLEDDFFSCLPISTTENIEGFAVSPEKSLYIMFTSGSTGEPKGVKIQRKAYENFLFWLDSFFEQITEKDRLLNSTDYTFDVSLVDVGLLILKNVNFVLSNFTDNIFVLLGELDKYEITTLATVPNNLMMILQQGIFEKADLSNLNNILIAGSRFPVKLYEQMVHHFPDANLYNCYGPTEATIYCVVKELVKDNSEDIRHSTVSIGKPILNTHIKLINEEGLETTPYEKGEMLVGGNQLMAGYVNRSSLTNKALVEIDGSMFYRTGDLVFRDENSFLYMVGRIDDTIKTAGHRVNLLDVDSYIQKIDFVKSCVTVAIPHEIKENLLVTFVILSPQGALSMLREAIEAILPTHQQPYHLEIVKEFPLNNSGKISSLALKELYLSKYAD; translated from the coding sequence ATGCTAATTAGAGAAAAAATCCATTCGTTTTTCGCTAACTACAACAAGGTTGTTGATACGCAGGGTAATTCCATTGACCGAAACGTGTTCTTATCTGAGTACAATAGAATCAAGACATATTTGTTTCAAACCTACAGTACAGATGATATTGTCGGTTTATATTTAAAGAAAGATCACAGATACCTCCTCACGATTCTGGCATGTATGGACCTGGGGTTGACTTATGTACCAATGCGTAAAAGTTGGCCAAAAGAACGTGTAAATCAAATTAATGAAATTTGCGGACTATCTGCCGTATTAGAAGATGATTTTTTCTCTTGCTTGCCCATCTCCACAACGGAAAATATAGAAGGGTTTGCCGTTTCTCCGGAAAAGAGTCTTTATATAATGTTCACTTCGGGATCAACCGGTGAACCTAAAGGTGTGAAAATTCAGCGTAAAGCATATGAAAATTTTTTATTTTGGCTTGATTCTTTTTTCGAACAGATCACTGAAAAAGATCGTTTGCTGAATTCTACGGACTATACATTTGATGTGTCATTGGTTGATGTCGGGTTATTGATTCTAAAGAACGTTAATTTTGTACTATCCAATTTTACAGATAACATTTTTGTTCTTTTAGGAGAGTTGGATAAATATGAAATAACAACCCTTGCAACCGTTCCGAACAATTTAATGATGATTCTACAGCAAGGTATCTTTGAGAAAGCAGATTTGTCCAATCTAAACAATATTCTCATAGCCGGCTCAAGATTTCCTGTTAAGCTCTATGAACAGATGGTGCATCATTTCCCCGACGCGAATTTATACAATTGTTATGGCCCTACAGAGGCGACCATATATTGCGTAGTTAAGGAGTTGGTTAAGGACAACTCTGAGGATATACGCCATTCTACGGTTTCAATCGGTAAACCCATTCTTAATACCCACATCAAGTTGATTAATGAAGAAGGACTTGAAACAACTCCATATGAGAAGGGTGAAATGCTTGTGGGGGGCAATCAATTAATGGCTGGATATGTCAATCGGTCGTCATTAACCAATAAAGCTCTGGTGGAAATTGATGGTTCTATGTTTTACAGGACTGGCGATTTGGTTTTTAGAGATGAAAATAGTTTTTTATACATGGTGGGGCGAATAGATGACACCATTAAAACCGCTGGTCACAGAGTCAATTTGCTTGATGTTGATTCTTACATTCAAAAGATAGATTTTGTTAAATCTTGTGTGACGGTTGCTATACCTCATGAAATAAAAGAGAACCTGCTCGTCACATTTGTTATACTCTCACCACAGGGGGCTTTATCGATGCTTAGAGAAGCGATTGAGGCGATATTACCAACCCACCAACAACCCTACCATTTGGAGATCGTGAAAGAATTTCCATTGAACAATTCTGGAAAGATTTCAAGTCTGGCTCTTAAAGAGCTTTATTTAAGCAAATACGCTGATTAG
- a CDS encoding GNAT family N-acetyltransferase, translating into MQKTIHIAKIDSTTSDSIKNIATELIIKALPEFYDMVPLKTEKLQKAVKVLLGLPGSEFEHSFIAMNNGQVIGVVAGILSDKLPFAYAVSSKAMLDYIEEDDKAHFLEMLKSYSEKVPPVPSQTLYLSRVGVKREWQRKGIGSLLIEKFGKVNDRLSISLHVHRANIRAIDFYKKEKFLMAENSGNEFFVYLKK; encoded by the coding sequence ATGCAGAAAACTATTCATATAGCCAAAATCGATAGCACAACAAGCGATTCTATAAAGAACATAGCAACTGAGTTAATCATTAAAGCCTTGCCTGAATTTTATGATATGGTGCCTTTGAAAACAGAAAAATTGCAGAAAGCCGTGAAGGTTCTTCTTGGTCTGCCCGGTTCGGAGTTTGAGCACTCTTTTATTGCCATGAATAATGGTCAAGTTATCGGAGTGGTAGCCGGTATCCTCTCTGACAAATTACCTTTTGCATATGCTGTTTCATCAAAAGCCATGTTAGATTATATTGAGGAGGATGATAAGGCTCATTTTTTAGAAATGCTCAAGAGTTATTCAGAAAAGGTCCCCCCTGTTCCATCTCAAACCCTCTATCTTTCAAGGGTTGGTGTAAAACGAGAGTGGCAAAGAAAAGGCATCGGTTCGCTGTTAATTGAAAAATTTGGAAAAGTAAATGATAGGCTTAGCATTTCTTTGCATGTTCATCGTGCTAATATAAGGGCTATAGATTTTTATAAAAAAGAAAAATTTTTGATGGCCGAAAACAGTGGAAATGAGTTCTTTGTTTATTTAAAAAAATGA
- a CDS encoding acyl carrier protein produces MMKEKVRQKLTPIFRDIFGDNALEVRDEMTSDDVYKWDSLTHLNLILEIEKAFDIKFALGELQEMNNVSALIDMIIDKGGKF; encoded by the coding sequence ATTATGAAAGAAAAAGTAAGACAAAAATTAACACCAATATTTAGAGACATTTTTGGTGATAACGCGTTAGAGGTCCGAGACGAGATGACTTCAGATGATGTCTACAAGTGGGATTCTTTAACCCACTTAAATTTGATTCTGGAAATAGAAAAGGCGTTTGATATAAAATTTGCTTTAGGAGAATTACAGGAAATGAATAATGTTTCTGCCTTAATCGATATGATCATAGACAAGGGTGGCAAGTTTTAG